The following are from one region of the Armatimonadota bacterium genome:
- a CDS encoding Hsp20/alpha crystallin family protein, whose translation MDLPWDPFGDIAEIRDRVNRIFEDCSRHRTAPPQAAQSGVWAPRVDVSESAESFVFEAELPGVQREDIQIEVEGDRLTISGERKPADGREYVRVERPHGPFHRSFAIAVPIEHAAASASFRDGVLEVTLPKAKQAQSRRAKVAIE comes from the coding sequence ATGGATCTGCCCTGGGACCCCTTCGGCGATATCGCCGAGATACGGGATCGCGTCAATCGCATCTTCGAAGACTGCTCGCGCCACCGCACGGCCCCGCCGCAGGCGGCGCAATCGGGGGTCTGGGCGCCGCGGGTTGATGTCTCCGAAAGCGCCGAGAGCTTCGTGTTCGAGGCGGAGCTGCCCGGCGTCCAGCGCGAGGATATCCAGATCGAGGTCGAGGGCGACCGGCTCACCATCAGCGGCGAGCGCAAGCCCGCCGACGGGCGCGAGTATGTCCGCGTCGAGCGACCGCACGGGCCGTTTCACCGCTCCTTCGCGATCGCCGTGCCGATCGAGCACGCGGCCGCGTCGGCGAGCTTCCGCGACGGCGTGCTTGAGGTGACCCTGCCCAAGGCGAAGCAGGCGCAGTCGCGGCGAGCGAAGGTTGCCATCGAATAG
- a CDS encoding DnaJ C-terminal domain-containing protein codes for MNGKDYYKVLGVERGAGDKELKRAYRRLARKYHPDVNPGDQEAERRFKEISEAYEVLTDKDKRAKYDQFGHLGDAWRRAQPGAPPGSGGFTWRSVDFEPGTEAPGFGDVFEMFFGAGPGRGARVGAPPAAQGEDLRHEVEITLEEAATGTQRSVVVTMPNGKTKRLDVKIPAGVRDGSKVRLAGEGAPGSGRGAPGDMYIIPRIRPHPVFERQGDDLYTELSVSFAEAALGAEVEVPTLWGKMSVTVPPGSSSGRRLRLGELGMPRLRGGGKGDLFVRLRVLVPKNLTAEERSLIERLRQLRPENPRQAVRG; via the coding sequence ATGAACGGCAAGGACTACTACAAGGTCTTAGGCGTCGAGCGCGGCGCCGGCGACAAGGAGTTGAAGAGAGCCTATCGCCGGCTGGCGCGCAAGTATCACCCGGACGTCAATCCGGGGGACCAGGAGGCCGAGCGCAGGTTTAAGGAGATCAGCGAAGCGTACGAAGTGCTCACCGACAAGGACAAGCGCGCCAAGTACGATCAGTTCGGGCATCTGGGCGATGCCTGGAGACGCGCACAGCCCGGCGCCCCGCCGGGGAGCGGCGGCTTCACATGGCGCTCGGTGGATTTCGAGCCCGGCACGGAGGCGCCCGGCTTCGGCGATGTCTTCGAGATGTTCTTCGGCGCCGGTCCGGGGCGCGGCGCGCGCGTCGGCGCTCCGCCCGCGGCCCAGGGCGAGGACCTGCGCCACGAGGTCGAGATCACCCTCGAGGAGGCGGCGACAGGCACCCAGCGCAGTGTGGTGGTGACGATGCCCAACGGCAAGACCAAGCGCCTGGACGTGAAGATCCCGGCGGGCGTGCGGGACGGCTCCAAGGTGCGGCTGGCGGGTGAGGGTGCTCCGGGGAGCGGACGGGGGGCGCCTGGCGACATGTATATCATCCCGCGCATTCGGCCTCACCCCGTGTTCGAGCGTCAGGGCGACGACCTTTACACGGAGCTGTCGGTAAGCTTCGCCGAGGCGGCGCTGGGCGCGGAGGTGGAGGTGCCGACACTGTGGGGGAAGATGTCGGTGACGGTGCCGCCCGGCAGTTCATCGGGGCGACGGCTGCGCCTGGGCGAGCTCGGCATGCCGCGCCTGCGCGGGGGGGGCAAAGGCGACTTATTCGTCCGGCTGCGGGTGCTGGTGCCGAAGAACCTGACCGCCGAGGAGCGCAGCCTCATCGAGCGGCTGCGGCAACTTCGCCCGGAGAATCCACGGCAAGCGGTGAGGGGGTAA
- a CDS encoding MerR family transcriptional regulator yields the protein MTEKSEAEEPVYVISVAARLLEVHPQTLRLYERLGLMEPARNQRNIRLYSDSDVERVRRIQHLTQDMGVNLAGVEIILDLLDRLEREREQADHRIGDIRRKFREYVARLREETKAEVRRQSRGELALPEATRVRTRAAGTTRSRG from the coding sequence ATGACGGAGAAGAGCGAGGCCGAAGAGCCGGTCTATGTCATAAGCGTGGCGGCGAGACTGCTCGAAGTGCACCCGCAGACGCTGCGGCTGTATGAGCGACTGGGGCTGATGGAGCCGGCCCGCAACCAACGCAATATCCGCCTCTACTCCGACAGCGACGTCGAGCGCGTTCGCCGGATTCAACACCTGACCCAGGACATGGGCGTCAACCTTGCCGGGGTCGAAATCATCCTCGACCTGCTGGACCGCCTGGAGCGCGAGCGCGAGCAAGCGGACCATCGGATCGGCGACATCCGGCGCAAGTTCCGGGAGTACGTCGCCCGCCTGCGCGAGGAAACGAAAGCTGAGGTCCGCCGCCAGTCCCGCGGCGAGCTGGCGCTGCCGGAAGCGACGCGCGTCCGCACCCGCGCCGCCGGGACCACGCGCTCAAGGGGTTGA
- the dnaK gene encoding molecular chaperone DnaK, producing the protein MPKIIGIDLGTTNSVVAVVEGGEPHVITTAEGGRLCPSVVAFTKTGERLVGQAAKRQAVINSENTVYSIKRFMGRRFGEVGSERAMVPFKVAEGRNSMAVVEIQGREYPPEEISAMVLQKLKTDAESYLGGKVTQAVITVPAYFNDDQRAATKNAGEIAGLEVLRIINEPTAAALAYGLEKKAEETILVWDLGGGTFDVSVLEVGEGVFEVKSTSGDTHLGGDDWDERLVNYVADQFKQEQGIDLRADRQALQRLREAAEKAKIELSTVVQTSINLPFITADQTGPKHLDVNVTRAKFEELTSDLVERCIGPLRQAIADAKLKDGDLDEVILVGGATRMPAIQELVRKLTGKEPNKSVNPDEVVAVGAAIQGGVLGGEVREVVLLDVTPLSLGVETLGGVMNRMIERNTTIPTRKSETYTTAADGQTDVEIHVQQGEREMARDNRTLGRFHLTGIPPAPRGVPQIEVSFDIDANGIVNVGAKDLGTGRQQSITITGSGQLPKDDVERMVRDAQSHAEDDRRLREEAETRNRGDSLVYQTEKMLGDLGDKVPADVRQEIEGKVRALKEALAANQMDGIRSASEDLQQASYRLSEILYRQTAEAQAPPADASAAQPEQPPAGGDDEGVIDAEYKKSE; encoded by the coding sequence ATGCCTAAGATCATAGGAATTGACCTTGGCACAACCAACTCCGTCGTGGCCGTAGTGGAGGGTGGCGAGCCCCACGTCATTACGACCGCCGAGGGGGGGCGGCTGTGCCCGTCGGTGGTGGCGTTCACCAAGACGGGCGAGCGTCTGGTGGGCCAGGCCGCGAAACGCCAGGCCGTGATCAACTCGGAGAACACCGTCTACTCCATCAAGCGCTTCATGGGGCGCCGCTTCGGCGAGGTGGGGTCGGAACGCGCGATGGTGCCGTTCAAGGTCGCGGAGGGCCGCAACAGCATGGCGGTGGTCGAGATCCAGGGGCGGGAGTACCCGCCGGAAGAGATCTCGGCGATGGTGCTGCAGAAGCTCAAGACCGATGCCGAGTCGTATCTGGGAGGCAAGGTGACACAGGCAGTAATCACGGTCCCCGCGTACTTCAATGACGACCAGCGCGCCGCGACCAAGAACGCCGGGGAGATCGCCGGGCTGGAGGTGCTGCGCATCATCAACGAGCCCACCGCCGCCGCCCTCGCCTACGGCCTCGAGAAGAAGGCCGAGGAGACGATCCTGGTGTGGGACCTGGGCGGGGGAACCTTCGATGTGTCGGTGCTCGAAGTGGGCGAGGGCGTGTTCGAGGTCAAGTCCACCAGCGGCGACACCCACCTCGGCGGCGACGACTGGGACGAGCGCCTGGTCAACTATGTCGCCGACCAGTTCAAGCAGGAGCAAGGGATTGACCTGCGTGCCGACCGCCAGGCCCTGCAGCGCCTGCGCGAGGCGGCGGAGAAGGCCAAGATCGAGCTGTCAACGGTGGTGCAGACGAGCATCAACCTGCCATTCATCACCGCCGACCAGACGGGGCCCAAGCATCTCGACGTCAACGTCACCCGCGCCAAGTTCGAGGAGCTGACCTCCGACCTGGTGGAGCGCTGCATCGGTCCCTTACGGCAGGCCATCGCCGACGCCAAGCTCAAGGACGGCGACCTCGACGAGGTCATCCTGGTGGGCGGCGCAACGCGCATGCCGGCGATCCAGGAGCTGGTGCGCAAGCTCACCGGCAAGGAGCCCAACAAGAGCGTGAACCCGGATGAGGTGGTGGCCGTGGGCGCCGCCATCCAGGGCGGTGTGCTCGGGGGCGAGGTGCGCGAGGTGGTGCTGCTGGACGTCACGCCGCTGTCGCTGGGAGTCGAGACCCTGGGCGGCGTCATGAACCGCATGATTGAGCGTAACACCACTATCCCTACCCGCAAGAGCGAGACCTACACTACCGCCGCCGATGGCCAGACCGACGTCGAGATCCACGTGCAGCAAGGCGAGCGCGAGATGGCGCGCGACAACCGCACCCTGGGCCGCTTCCATCTGACGGGCATCCCGCCGGCGCCGCGGGGGGTACCGCAGATCGAGGTCAGCTTTGACATTGACGCCAATGGCATCGTCAACGTCGGCGCCAAGGACCTGGGTACCGGGCGGCAGCAGAGCATCACCATCACCGGCTCCGGTCAGCTCCCCAAGGACGACGTCGAGCGCATGGTGCGCGATGCGCAGTCGCACGCCGAAGACGACCGCCGGCTGCGCGAGGAGGCGGAAACGCGCAACCGCGGCGACTCGCTGGTGTACCAGACCGAGAAGATGCTGGGCGATCTCGGCGACAAAGTGCCCGCGGATGTGCGCCAGGAGATCGAGGGCAAGGTGCGGGCGCTCAAGGAGGCGTTGGCGGCGAACCAGATGGACGGCATTCGCAGCGCGAGCGAGGACCTGCAGCAGGCGTCTTACCGGCTGTCCGAGATCCTGTATCGCCAGACTGCCGAGGCGCAAGCTCCGCCCGCGGACGCGAGCGCAGCACAGCCCGAGCAGCCGCCGGCGGGAGGGGACGACGAGGGCGTCATTGACGCCGAGTACAAGAAGAGCGAATGA